A region of Vanessa cardui chromosome 1, ilVanCard2.1, whole genome shotgun sequence DNA encodes the following proteins:
- the LOC124530573 gene encoding CD2 antigen cytoplasmic tail-binding protein 2 homolog isoform X1 codes for MSKRVASVAFEENVRKASKEGKKHSLDSDEEDSAAEEEKQNVLNADDIEGEEDGVAGMEGEVTITPFNMKEELEEGHFDAQGHYHWKKEKEIRDGWLDNIDWVKIKGRPEDKYKIFKEDKANSNFEDSDSEEEETNEKYNIIENYKEILQFMKPKESIAKCLQRLGANSKISSAERWRRKKAGIVDESSKTVTRITELANQILTKEGNMDIYQETYENINDIIAKDTAKNKDPQLDMYADDFDEKEKLNIGGKPQDTGESSTDDATSKKLQWEFKWTQENSAEISGPHSTEQMNKWSAEGYFKNGVWVRKHGEDSQFYSSNRIDFELYM; via the exons ATGTCCAAAAGAGTAGCATCAGTCGCTTTTGaagaaaatgtaagaaaagCATCTAAAGAAGGCAAGAAGCATTCATTAGATTCTGACGAAGAAGATAGCGCAGCAGAAGAGGAAAAGCAAAATGTTCTAAATGCGGATGACATAGAAGGCGAAGAAGATGGAGTTGCAGGAATGGAAGGTGAA GTTACTATAACTCCTTTTAATATGAAAGAAGAACTTGAGGAAGGTCATTTTGATGCACAAGGACACTACCACTGGAAAAAAGAAAAGGAGATCCGAGATGGTTGGTTAGATAATATTGATTGGGTTAAAATTAAAGGAAGACCAGAggataaatacaaaatatttaaagaagatAAAGCGAACAGTAATTTTGAAGATTCTGATTCAGAAGAGGAGGAAACAAATGAGAAGTATAAtatcattgaaaattataaggagatattacaatttatgaaACCAAAAGAAAGTATTGCAAAATGCTTACAAAGACTGG GTGCTAATTCTAAAATCTCTAGTGCTGAACGTTGGAGAAGGAAGAAAGCAGGAATAGTAGATGAGAGTAGTAAAACTGTTACCAGAATTACGGAACTTGCAAATCAAATTTTGACTAAAGAAGGTAACATGGATATTTACCAAGAaacttatgaaaatataaatgatataattgcAAAAGATACAGCTAAGAATAAGGATCCCCAATTAGatatgtatgcagatgattttgatgaaaaagaaaaacttaacATTGGTGGTAAACCTCAAGATACTGGTGAAAGTAGTACTGATGATGCTACATCAAAAAAAttacagtgggaatttaaatgGACACAAGAGAATAGTGCTGAAATTTCTGGCCCACATTCAACTGAACAAATGAATAAATGGTCCGCAGAAGGCTATTTCAAAAATGGTGTCTGGGTTAGGAAACATGGGGAAGATTCTCAATTTTATAGCTCAAATAGAATTGATTTTgaactatatatgtaa
- the LOC124530573 gene encoding CD2 antigen cytoplasmic tail-binding protein 2 homolog isoform X2 — MEGEVTITPFNMKEELEEGHFDAQGHYHWKKEKEIRDGWLDNIDWVKIKGRPEDKYKIFKEDKANSNFEDSDSEEEETNEKYNIIENYKEILQFMKPKESIAKCLQRLGANSKISSAERWRRKKAGIVDESSKTVTRITELANQILTKEGNMDIYQETYENINDIIAKDTAKNKDPQLDMYADDFDEKEKLNIGGKPQDTGESSTDDATSKKLQWEFKWTQENSAEISGPHSTEQMNKWSAEGYFKNGVWVRKHGEDSQFYSSNRIDFELYM; from the exons ATGGAAGGTGAA GTTACTATAACTCCTTTTAATATGAAAGAAGAACTTGAGGAAGGTCATTTTGATGCACAAGGACACTACCACTGGAAAAAAGAAAAGGAGATCCGAGATGGTTGGTTAGATAATATTGATTGGGTTAAAATTAAAGGAAGACCAGAggataaatacaaaatatttaaagaagatAAAGCGAACAGTAATTTTGAAGATTCTGATTCAGAAGAGGAGGAAACAAATGAGAAGTATAAtatcattgaaaattataaggagatattacaatttatgaaACCAAAAGAAAGTATTGCAAAATGCTTACAAAGACTGG GTGCTAATTCTAAAATCTCTAGTGCTGAACGTTGGAGAAGGAAGAAAGCAGGAATAGTAGATGAGAGTAGTAAAACTGTTACCAGAATTACGGAACTTGCAAATCAAATTTTGACTAAAGAAGGTAACATGGATATTTACCAAGAaacttatgaaaatataaatgatataattgcAAAAGATACAGCTAAGAATAAGGATCCCCAATTAGatatgtatgcagatgattttgatgaaaaagaaaaacttaacATTGGTGGTAAACCTCAAGATACTGGTGAAAGTAGTACTGATGATGCTACATCAAAAAAAttacagtgggaatttaaatgGACACAAGAGAATAGTGCTGAAATTTCTGGCCCACATTCAACTGAACAAATGAATAAATGGTCCGCAGAAGGCTATTTCAAAAATGGTGTCTGGGTTAGGAAACATGGGGAAGATTCTCAATTTTATAGCTCAAATAGAATTGATTTTgaactatatatgtaa